TCGTCAACGCGCCCACCAAACTGGTGGCCACCAACTGCTGCTGCACCTCGTCGGCGAGGTTGGTGCTGAGCTTTCCTTGGAGCAGCGCCACAAATCGCGGCAGCCAGTCATACCCGGACTCCGAGAGTGTCGGCTCAAATGTCGGCGCTATCAAAAGAACCCGTCCCATGGTGGGTTCGTCGACCATGAGACGGACAAAAGCGTCGACGCCCTCGTGCGCCGATCGTGCGCCACTGAGCGCCTCGATCGCACGGAAGCCCACATGGTCGTAGACGGCCCGGACAAAGGTGTCGCGGTCGGAGAAGTTCTCGTAGAAATACCGCTCCGTCATGCTCGCCGATCGGCAGACGGCCCGCACGGTCACGGCCGGTCGGGGGCTGAGCCCGAGCAGTCGCACGCCCGCGGCCATGAGTTCGCGGCGTCGCTCGTCGGCACGCTCGGCCGGCGAGACACCTGCCCAGCTACGTCGCTGCGCTTGACCGTTCGCCACGGGCCTCCTAATCTGAAGTCAAATTGACAACGCTGATTGTCACTATACGTCGAACTGCAACGGAGCGTTCCGAATGGTCAACGATATGTCCGAGCTCGTCGGGAAGGAATCCGGTGCCTTCGCGACAGGCTGCCCGGTGAGCCACGGAACCGGTCCGGCGACACCCGTGCCGTTGGGCCCGGAGTCGCTGACGTGGAAGTACTTCGGCGACTGGCGTGGGGTCTTGCAAGGTCCGTACGCCGGATCCATGCAGAACATGCATCCGCAACTAGGGGCTGCCGTCGAGCAGCACTCGCTGTTTTTCCGTGAACGCTGGCAGCGCCTCTTGCGCTCGCTGTACCCGATCGGTGGTGTCGTATTCGACGGCGACCGGGCTCCGATGACCGGCGCCGAGGTGCGTGACTATCACATCGGTATCAAGGGAGTCGACGACCGGGGGCGCCGCTACAGCGCACTCAATCCCGACGTCTTCTATTGGGCCCATGCCACCTTCTTCATGGGCACGATCGTCGTGGCGGACTGGCTGAGCGGAGGCATCGGGGAGGCTGAAAAGCGGCAGCTGTTCGATGAGCACATCGTCTGGTATCAGATGTACGGCATGAGCATGAGGCCCGTGCCCAAGACCTGGGAGGAATTCCAGGAGTACTGGGACCACATGTGCACCAACGTCTTAGAGGATCAGAAGGCTGCGCGCGATGTGCTGGACCTGACCACCCTTGCCGTACCGCCGTTCGCCCCGTGGATTCCCGAGCGCCTGTGGCGGTTCCAGCGCCGCTTGGTGGCACCGATGTTCGTGTGGCTGACCGTCGGGCTCTATCACCCGGCCGTCCGGGAGCGCTACGGGTACGGGTGGTCTGCCCGCGACGAATGGCTGCACCGCAAGTTTGGCCAGGGCGTCAATCTGCTCTTCAAGTTCGTGCCGGAACGTAAGCGCCGCCACCCGAGGGCCCGGGCGGGATGGGATCGCGCCACCGGGCGGATCCCGGCGGATGCGCCGCTGCCGCAGACACCGGACCGCAACCTGCCGCCGTCGGACACCTGGGGGAGCCCGAACCACTACAACCCCAAGGTTTCCTGAACCGAGTTACTTGTGGTGCTTGACGTCACCACATCACTGCTCCTAGTGTTGGCCTATAACTGAATCTCAATTCAGTTTTGACAAATGGCTACAACGGAGTGAGTCATGGCCGATGGCGAGGGCGATTCTCTGACGGCGGGATGTCCCGTCACCCATGGTTCGGATCGGTCGGTGGTCACGCCGCTCGGGCCAGAGTCGTTGACCTGGAAACTGACGGCGGACTGGTCCGGGATGCTGATGGGTTCCTATGCCACCGCGATGCAGAACATGCATCCGAAACTTGGCGCCGCGGTTGAG
The nucleotide sequence above comes from Mycobacteroides saopaulense. Encoded proteins:
- a CDS encoding TetR/AcrR family transcriptional regulator → MANGQAQRRSWAGVSPAERADERRRELMAAGVRLLGLSPRPAVTVRAVCRSASMTERYFYENFSDRDTFVRAVYDHVGFRAIEALSGARSAHEGVDAFVRLMVDEPTMGRVLLIAPTFEPTLSESGYDWLPRFVALLQGKLSTNLADEVQQQLVATSLVGALTSLFRAYLNEELNVDRQRFVDYCVQILLQGATPAASTVTSTQTSPSPRQPS
- a CDS encoding oxygenase MpaB family protein, whose product is MVNDMSELVGKESGAFATGCPVSHGTGPATPVPLGPESLTWKYFGDWRGVLQGPYAGSMQNMHPQLGAAVEQHSLFFRERWQRLLRSLYPIGGVVFDGDRAPMTGAEVRDYHIGIKGVDDRGRRYSALNPDVFYWAHATFFMGTIVVADWLSGGIGEAEKRQLFDEHIVWYQMYGMSMRPVPKTWEEFQEYWDHMCTNVLEDQKAARDVLDLTTLAVPPFAPWIPERLWRFQRRLVAPMFVWLTVGLYHPAVRERYGYGWSARDEWLHRKFGQGVNLLFKFVPERKRRHPRARAGWDRATGRIPADAPLPQTPDRNLPPSDTWGSPNHYNPKVS